A single genomic interval of Cydia splendana chromosome 10, ilCydSple1.2, whole genome shotgun sequence harbors:
- the LOC134794192 gene encoding uncharacterized protein LOC134794192, translated as MACARGVCTADKVFIFINIAFAMYSGALLATAARLAWDPSTYTWFRFLCAAQYRASAAYVLAAGLWLAALVYLAAAAAAHHPHQPSPKPRCLHLYAAGVVCLAVSEVGYGAWMAASLAAWWREAPEAELARKGMDLMHDLKPMLLAVERYRDVARPVLDMLDEVEHKAPNNVYVIMVFGLVGMVLQVAAFVMARRLARRAPPQEDKEDKEASACVEESEEPGWRKKANLRMYTILDKIF; from the exons ATGTACAGCGGCGCCCTGCTAGCGACGGCAGCCCGTCTAGCCTGGGACCCGAGCACATACACATGGTTCCGTTTCCTCTGTGCTGCGCAGTACCGGGCCTCAGCCGCCTACGTGCTGGCGGCTGGCTTGTGGCTGGCAGCTTTAGTCTACCtggccgcggccgctgctgcgCACCATCCTCATCAGCCCTCGCCGAAGCCGCGCTGCTTACATCTG TACGCAGCCGGCGTGGTCTGCCTTGCCGTGAGTGAAGTCGGCTACGGGGCGTGGATGGCGGCGTCGCTGGCCGCCTGGTGGCGCGAGGCGCCAGAAGCCGAGCTGGCCAGGAAGGGCATGGATCTAATGCATGACTTGAAGCCCATGCTGCTGGCTGTTGAGCGGTACAGGGACGTGGCGAGGCCGGTGCTCGACATGCTTGAT GAGGTCGAGCACAAAGCCCCCAACAACGTATACGTCATCATGGTGTTCGGACTAGTGGGCATGGTGTTACAAGTGGCCGCGTTCGTGATGGCGCGGCGCCTGGCGCGCCGGGCGCCTCCTCAGGAGGATAAGGAGGATAAGGAGGCCAGCGCGTGCGTGGAGGAGAGCGAGGAACCGGGCTGGAGGAAGAAGGCGAATCTACGGATGTATACTATACTTGACAAGATTTTCTAG